The nucleotide window AGTTCAATGACCATGGTCCCTAAGTAACACATTTGGAATGCTTTAAGTGGATTATATGAttccataatttaaaaaaatgaaaCTTGATATGCAATCTTGTATGTTTGAGTTCATTAAGATTACATTACTGTTTAGTGGTAGAGGCTTTTGGATTTCCTTATCTCTGTCTTTTTAGGATTCtaaattgtttttcttttgttAGGAATTTTAGATTTGTTGGCTTAGTCAATCTTTCATGTTGTGAAGCATAAACCTTCTAATCTATGTTGTATCAGAGGGGTCCAAATTTTACTGCATGATGAGCTTGGGATCGAATTTCATGGTATACCAGGCATGCGGACCATGTACCATCCTGTTGGTCTTGGCTACATTTTTCAAAATAAACTcatattttggtttttttttaagCTACAGATAACAACTGATACTGTGTTGACCAGTATATATTGATTCAAAAAGTTCTGAAACTGTTATTGGTTCAAGGTTCTAAATTATGCTGGGGATTAGTATGTATGATGTTTATCTAGTTAGATttgagcaaatctttgcaagtttaTGCACGGAGAAAACTACACTATAGGCTAGGGCTAGGCAACTAAATTTGCCGATGTCGATTGAAAAGAGTCAAATAAAAAGCCAGTTGACAGTCTCTTTCGATCTAATATTAAGATATGATGCAACAGTTGTTGACTTTAATCCATCAAAAGTGAGAATAGTAAGATATGGAAAAGAATTGAATCCTACTAAATTGCTTTCTGAATGCAGATAATGATAGTTTCAGTACGTTTTGCTTGCTGAGGATTTCAGAATTGGAAGTAGCTATAGCTTGAAAATGGGCAACTTCTGAGTCTTGGTTTAGACGATCTAAATTTAGCATGACATGACAATGTCTTGGTGGTTTAATTTAGGTTGTCAAGCTACCTGTTTAGCACCTCTTTGGCTTGTAATTAATGCTTCCCAGTATGAAATGCAAGTTATTGGAATTTGGTCTTTATCTCGAGCAAGCCAAATGGGGACTTCTCTCAGTTTCTCTAGTTAATTCGATTATGGAAGTTGTAAATTTAGGAGTtccaatgaaaataaaatatcaggGAGAGATAGAAAGAGATGAGTAAAAAGAAACTACAAGCATGTCGATGGTAATTGGAATCTGACATTGTGTCTATGGTTGGAAATGGAGTTTAAGCTACTGAAGTTCAAAAAAAGGGAGTGCAGTTTACTTTTTCCTGAACACCATGCTAATCCATTGAAATAATTCTGTTTCTTCAAGAAATGTAAGATCATCTGCATCAAGGCTTTAATATACTAAAACTAAGAACAATTGTTTGTTTGATTTGTGACGTATAGATTTAACATATGTGTTGCTGACTTGTATTTCTAATGGTCATCTGCtaattaaaatgaaaaaggaGGAAGTGAGACAAGTTGAAAATCTGTCCCCTAAAATCTTGAAATTCCAGCTATTGAGAATTTATTTGTAGGAAGATTTCTTTATTAGAATAGGTGAAGTTAGAGACATAAAAGATGACTAGCACAACGAGAGGTGCTTATTTCTTACGTAAAATATTACTAGTGAGAGGACTGCAATCATCCAATTTTCTAATATGCCACCAATAGCATGCTGCTGTACCTGATAGAGTGGACATGCAAGTGACATTTAATGCATATCTTGCACCTAgtttgtggtttttttttttatatataaaacatGTTCTAATAAATGCATATTAAGGAAACTTTTAGTATGCAGTAGTTTTTACTTCTTAGAAGTGCTTGTAATGAGAATTTTGCTTTATTAGTGTTTGTTCTGTGGattgtaactattattataaattttttattttcataatagaTCATCGATGTATGGTATCTTAAATAATTGTTAATGATCCAAAAGTTCTGCTTTCCTTCATTTTGTGTTGCTTAATTTGTGTCGCTCTTAAAAAATTATAGGGTATGTTTCTGAAATCATTGTCCCTAGACACCAGGATTTGGGTTTAGCTGATCTTCCAGCAACAGTGGCTGCTGTGAAGAATCCATCCTCAAGGATCAcctatgatgaacacaatcatgaGCGTTACCCCCCAGGCGATCCAAGCAAGCGAGCATTTGCATACTTTGTTTTGACAGGTGGAAGATTTGTTTATGCTTCTTTGCTTCGACTCCTGATTCTGAAGTTTGTGTTAAGCATGTCTGCTAGCAAAGATGTCCTTGCACTGGCTTCATTGGAGGTTGATCTCTCCAACATAGAACCAGGGTCCACAGTGACTGTAAAGTGGCGTGGGAAGCCAGTTTTCGTAAGGCGCCGAACAGCGGATGATATCAAGCTGGCAAACAGTGTTGATGTTTCATCTCTTCGTGATCCCCAGGTGGATTCAGACAGGGTGAAGAACCCCGAGTGGCTTGTTGTAGTTGGTGTTTGCACCCATCTGGGCTGCATCCCTTTACCAAATGCTGGAGATTTTGGTGGCTGGTTCTGCCCCTGCCATGGTTCACATTATGATGTTTCTGGTAGGATCCGCAAGGGTCCAGCTCCATTTAACCTGGAGGTGCCCCAGTATAGCTTCTTGGAGGAAAACAAGTTGCTTATTGGCTGAATCGGCAAAACTTCTTTCCTTTATTGTCATGTGACATGGATCTTTTTTGTTGGCCAGTCTGTCTGGCATTTGAATATGAATAACTCCAATTTGCCTTGGAGGACCAGATAGTTTTGAAGCTGTAGTATGTGCATTATAGTGCGGCACAGTAGAGTTCCGAACGATATTTATTGTACTTATTGAATTAAATTATGTCAACTTTATTTAGATCCCTGCAAAATTTTTTGAGCTACTGTATCGTATTCCCTTGCCCCATGATGCTGTGTGGTTGTGACCAGTTGTTCAGCCTAACTGCTTGTTTCCATGTGCTCTCTCATCGGTATTCAGGTCCCTCGTCCTTGTTAGTTGAATTTGCTATTAGAAACATACAATGCAGAAACATTAATATCTTTCAAAAATATTACACGTGTATTATTTTTTAGGTATCATTCTAATTTAGGTATCTTCTAAATGTAGCGTCTATATcattggtatcattcaaaaggatATAGACGCTACATTTAGATTTAGAGGGATAAATATGCTATAGATATATCAAACCCCTATACACCAAGAAAAAGAAAGGCGGTAGAGGGTTCGTTGGTAGTGTGAGAGGGAGTGGGGCAAAGGTGAAGCATCatgtaagatgtctcatctctttTATCTTTTTGTTTGCACATGAGGGTGGTTTGTGGTTCTCGCATCGTGAAAAGATGGTATCAAAATGGTAACCATGACGTGGAATGAATCAGGTTCACCTGTAAATAGGATGCATCCCGATGGTAAGTGGCTTGTGATGAGTGCTTGGTCACCATATTCTCGGAGTTACTAGTATTCCTCGAGCTGCGACATAACTCTATAAATGATTGATATTGAGCGCAAATGGAAAGAAGTTGGAGGAGCTCGACGCGATGAAGCAAGTTACGTGGATTGCTCCATCACGTGGTGTCCACGAATCAAATGTCAATGAGAGTTGAGATGAAGATGTCTTTAGGCTTTTGAAGTCTGGGATTAATTAATACTTAAGAGGAGGTGATTAGTGTGGCTATGCAGCGGTGAAGTGATGTCCTAAATTCTTAATGTACTCTCCGTCCTTTTTTCCAGACGAAACACGTTATAATGCAATCCATTTACTTCCTCCATACGATAATGAGCCATCGTCTAAATCCAACGGCGTTATTGTGGCACATAGTGGTGGGACTTGGTTCGTCTCAAACTTGAGCCTTTTTGACTCAGTTAGAAAATAAGATGAtaactaaaagaaaagaaaaagaaaaactaatcAGATGCCACCTTTTACATTGCCATCATGTTCCTACTGATACAGGTCTTCAAGACAAGAGACACAATATAACATAAATAGACCTCATTATTGGTAAATGATACAACAAAGATGACGGTAGTGAAGAATCAATGCGAATCATCTTCCAGACATGAGATTGACTAAAGCTTGTTTCTCGTAGGAGCCCACGTCCCATTCTTCCGTACCCGCAGATAGTGTCATCAACGACACAACAATTTGTCTCATAGTTGGCCTCTGCTGACGATTCTCTTCAGTGCAACTCTTCGCAATAGATGCCatctaaaaacaaaaaacaagcaTAGTTTAACAGTATGAGGTTTTCagtcatagattaaatcatataatTGGTTACTTTCTGACCGCAATGACCGAGTCAATTGGATAGTCCTGACCGAGCCTTGGATCGATCAATTTCCTCAGTTCTTCCTTCAGATCAGGTTTACTAAGAGCCTCCTCAAACTGCAGCACGCATGCAAGAAAATTAATCATCGTTGAATTACTCAGTAAGCAATATTATGCAATGCAAAGAAAAGCCTGGATTTCCGAATGAAGTAATTCAACATTGGAATAACTGGTGATGCAATCAGGAAGTGTCTCTGAGAAAGATCATGCAATTACCATAACAGGATCCAAGAAACGTATAGATGTTATTGGTTTGAACTAAAACCATAATTCTTGTTAATAATGCTGGACAAATTAGGATGACAGCCTATATTGAGTAGGGAAGCAGAAAACAACCAGAGCAATCAATCCCTTCGATTGTGTGACAGAACCACCTGTTTTCACAATTGCACCTTTGGCTGAAATAAGTTCATAAAGAACAACACCAAATGCGTAGACATCCACCTTAGGAGAAATTTCACCATATTGTGCATACCTGCATGATAAATTCAGACAAATTACTGGCTACAACATGCATTGACATGCATTGAGGAGACAAGTTCCTGCTGTAGATTCAATTGGCAAAGTTTGCTACTTCCTGATTCTTGCTATTTCAACAGAGCAATCATAATTTAATTAAACTGATTGATGTGTGGAATCTACTTTAGTGTTAACTCATTTAATATGATCTGACCGTAAGCTTGCTGACACTATGAGCTGCAAAATCATATAATTCCCCTGCTTCATTGGCTACAAATTAGATGATTCATCATCTTAACAGTACTGATTCatatcaatttatgcataatCATCTTCAGACTGTTCTAAACCATGTTTTAAATTGAGACCTATAAGACAACAgaacgaagaaaaaaaaaaagaaaggaaaagttaatgaacaataaaagaaaaggcaACATTAAAGCATTAATAAGAATTTTACGAATACAACTTTATGTTAAACTCCTATGAAGAGGAAGAACCTAATTATATAGGGAATTATCGAAGTTAGTGTTGATCAAACCTAGATAACAGTCTAGGCTCTTACCATTCAGTTTAGTCTCACCTAGGCAATCAAATATGGGTTGGACCAATCAGTAAATAAACTGGCAAAAACTGAGCAGTATTGTTCTAATTACATGATAAGGCTAGAATGCCAAATGTATGATCTAGTATTTGTCCTGTACTGATGATTTCCAAATGGTAAGTCCAGCGCCTAGTTCAGATCCGCTGTCCAACTAAAAGCCAGGTCGTCTTGGGTGAAAATTCTGTTGTTGCTTGGTATTTTGTGAACTATTCTGGGTACAAGTCCTATTTTCATTATAGTAGTGGGCATTGTTAGAATatttttgtcatcaataaaatgacaatatatttgtcatcaataaacttctattatttattttgttAGAATATTTGACAAAAGAATATTTGATTCAATTCTACATCAGTGCTTTAATCTCCTTAGTTTGCTCTTGcaagatcatgaatttggatGTGCTTGCCTAGTTAATCTCCTTTCATAGTTtgctttgcaagatcatgatattgtatgccttaaaaagTATAGTCTTATGGCATGACTGGAAGGCAATTCCTCCCTTTAAAAAATATCCATAATTATTGTAAGCACAAATAAGCCAAAAGTacaaggaagaagagaaaataaAGAAAGGTTGTCTTCTCTTAGGATAAAACTGGTTCCTTTCCCTCTCGGCTCTAATGATGCCAATTGCCAAATCATCATTATTATCATCTCTATATCCTACTACTTCAATGCTTTAACCCAAGCATTTTGGGGGGAATGTTGCCCAAGGCCTATGTATGTCAGTGGGCTACTTGAGTCACAATAAATTTTATCCTAGTATCTTATTAATCCAATAACTTATACAACTAGCTTAGTCATGTGACTCCAAATGCTCAAAAATTCAAGTTATTAGCGGTATGTTATTGAGTCCACATATACAAATTCAATCATGGGAGTAATATTATCAATATATCCCCCAACAAATACCAAATGCCTTCATCAGGGCAAGAAACATCTCTTAAAATCCCTAAGCATCTAAACTAGGAGAAATTAAGGGAAACTCCCATATAACTGCACATGATGTACATCCTGCATAATCAAACTATAAATCTACATATTGTTCAGAGACCATTTATCATTAACTCACATATGCCTTTAAGATGGCACACAATGAGCCTCAAGCCACATGGCTCCTTAAactcagccctgtgccacccggggggttccagagtgctgagatggctgacgtttcactccgctcacgacggtcgccgcggcacacgaaaacagcccaaaaacaggccaaaacaggccatttttggctgcgcgagcgagcggcgagaggcggacagcgagcgaagtgaggggcagcaccttccctgctatacgaaagccccatccagccctgtgccacccggggggttccagggtgctgggatggctgacgtttcgctccgctcacgacggtagtCGCGGCACgcaaaaacggcccaaaaacaggccaaaacaggccatttttggctgagcgagcgagcggcgagaggcggacagcgagcgaagcgaggggcagcaccttccctgctatacgaaagccccatccagccctgtgccactcggggggttctagggtgctgagatggctgacgtttcgttccgctcatgacggtcgccgcggcacgcgaaaatcaTGAGTTATAAGCTACTAAGTCCATATAAACTAGTCCAAGTGTGTGATGATTGGGGTGTCACACCACCCTCATGCAAGTATTTGAATATATAAAAAGTTGTTTTGTCTAACATAGGTTTTGCAATCAATAAAGTATATCCTTTGTCATTTTTAAATAGATTTTTATGTATCCATATAAAAGAGGTTCAGCCCAGCTTTATGAATTCAGTTAGACATGTACACGAATTCTATATCTTACTATATACAAACATGTTCTACTAAATGCCCTCCAATCTGATTCTCTGATCTTAGTTGGTTTGGATTCTTGTAAATAAGATTTACACTCTAATCCTTGTCAAGAGACATTGACTCATATCAAATTTACAGTGCCTTGGTTCTTATTTCCACACTTCCTTTTAGGCATAGTTTGTTCATTGATCAGATATTCACCCTTATCTGGATTACACGTCATAAAGCATGAAAATTTATGCCATTCTCAGTGAGGGAGCACACACAGGACCACACAATCAGTTTTACTGATTTATCCAGGTCAATTGTGTTCTAACTCAACGTCTTTGGAAGCAGCTTGGAGGAAACAAAATAATCATCCATTTGACCCACTTTGGATTAGATTTAATTCCTTGAAAATTTTTCAGGTTAAGGCACTCTTTTACAAAGACTActgtttaaaaatttaaatacctgATCCCTAATGCCAAATTGGAAGCAGCGAATGCAAGAATATAGTTAATCATGGTTGACAAAGGACCAGCATAACCTCAGTGTAAGCAGAAGCTTGATCTCAGCAGGATACTCAAGTGGATGAAGATTCCGTCATGTAATTCTGAGCCACAGAAGAAATATGCTGGATTGATTTAAATAAGCCACATTGACCTTTATGTATTTTTTAATACTGAACTTGGATCAACCTCCCTAGGGTCAAGACTTCATAAGTCAAACTAGACATGTATTCAAGGAGTGGTAATGAACCAAAACTGGTTGTATACCAGCACATGGATTTGAGTTACTACCACCAAAACCTGACACGTACGCTAATCCTTGGTTTTTCAGTCTTGATTTATTCCAATAGAATGCATGGAATAGGACCATGTCAAGCAGCTTTCCCCTTAGGACAtgtcaaaatatatatcattactGTGGCATATGATTGGTATTAGGATATTAGATATATCCAGCAGTAAGGGCACTTGATTCTAACTAAACTGCATGAAGCATTATTAATCAAAATACAAAATTTTAAGTGCAGAAGAGACCCTTATTTAAGTCAATTTAAGAAGGTCTTTTGGGTGGGAAGCCTTAATGGAAAGAGACAAGGGAGGGTGAAGCAAGGTTGACTCAAGTCAATTTTTGTCAAAATTCATCCGTTGTCACCCTCAATCGAAATTCCTTTtgtatgatttaaaatttttcctttgttttcaCTTTCTGTTTATGCCTATAAATGTGATATGCCATGTATTTGACTTGGGTATTTTATCATATATGAGGATGGATGTTCAGTAGGTCAATTAACTTTAAGAACAGGTAAGTGGTTTACACTAACATGAGAGGGATCAAATGTGATAAGATAGAGAGAGGCTTTGCATATATCTTACTCTGGAGGCATATAACCAAATGTACCAACAAGTTGCGTTTGCAAAGATGCACCAAATACAGTTAGTTTTGCTAATCCAAAGTCTGCAACCTGCAATTTAACCAAACTTTCAGCATTGAATACTAATATCAGTCTATCAATCAAAATGATCACGATAACCTTTGCATGAAAATTCTTGTCTATCAATATATTTGCCGATTTGATATCACGATGTGTATACACTGGAACCGTGTGCTCATGGAGATACTCTAGACCCCTTGCTGAATCAAGGGCAATCTGCACTCTAGCAACCCATGGCAGAGGATTTCTACCTATAGCAAATGGAAATTGCTGGCATTAGGGTAATTCAtgaaagaattttaaaaaattgattggCTGCAAATTCAGAATGCCTACTTTAGTGCTCCTCTTACCTAACCCTCGCAAATGCTCACTTAAGTTGCCATTTTCAATGAATTCATAGACAAGGAATAAGGAAACCTCGGTACAGTATCCTATTAAGCGCACCTGCATAAAATTCCATGTCATTCTGGCAATTTAAATGTTCCATAAGTCAGCTGATTGAGGATTCAGTTTTTAAGTCAGGCCAATAAAACCAAGATGtcctatatatttattaattaactcCGTATCCAAAATGCAAGAGTTTAATTTTGAACATTCATCTCTTTGTCATAAGATATTGTATTAAAAGAGAGGTTCATGTTGATATTTAAATACTTGTCTGAACCACACAACAGTGCATTATACCATTTCATTATGGTTGGCACAAACTGgtatttgagtctaatttcaagGATATTGTCCAAATTCCTCAGATTTCATATTTACAAAACAATTGTAGGTAACAAAGTTAAATATCAGTCAGATACTTGTTTCACCAACCTATTAAACTAGCACACCATCCAGATATTGGGCAGTCTTTGACCTGTACCAtccattataattaaaaaatggtATAATAAAGGAGTAACAGGATGTACGGCACTGCTGGTACAAAAGTCACAAGGATGTTCAAAGTATGTGACAGAAAACAACTAAGGAGATCTCTAATGGTAGTGATAAGGTTCATGATCCCTTTGCTAGTGAGATAGAACGAGTCTAGCTAGATAAAGGGGGGTCAATTGCTAGTGAGATAAGGATCATGATCCGTTTTACTTCTTAAAAGAAAACACGAAAGGAAATTGCAATTTTGACAAGGAAAGTTTAGAAACTGCCATGTTACAATTTTTTTTGCTTCCTATAATTATCTTAAAAAGAAACTTATTACTAAGCTCACTAGTGGAATGTTGATCAAGTTTGAACTCCTAATTGGAATATCAGATATATTGTTGGTTTTAATTGGGCACATACATAAATGGGTACTTTTGTGTGGATATTCTTTGAACTTCATGAAGGTTATGTTGAATAATAGAAAAGGCATTAGCTACCAATATGGCAATACAGAAATAATCATAAATTCAATCTTTGAGTTCTAGTGGATCAATTACAATAATAATCAGCAGTTCTTTATCTGATAGATTGATGTTGACTAATATATTGTGGATTAAAGATTTTGGTGACATCTTGAAATTTATGTATTATATAATGCCTATGGAGGTACACATAGTGGTTTCAAGTACTTGCCAAGGTGCAACCATGCAAAGACAAAGATGATGCAATAGTCCTAGATGACAAAAAAACATATATCCATTTCAATTTGTTATTTTCTATAGATATGCATACATCATATATGCTCCTATCAaacaaaaattaattaaaaaattagaaagatAACAAGAGATTTGATGGCCCCCAGTTTGATTAGTAATATTGGCTAAATAAAACTCAGTGGAAGGAAAAGATTCACATAATGGACCAAAAATAATTGAGACATCATGGCTTGTTGTTGGAATCAAATAAAACTAATTATGGTAGATATAGTTATAAGGCTAACAACATTAGGGGCCATTCAATCTTCACGTAGATAAGTCTCAAAATGACTATGTTATCTCCCAAATACTCATTGACATACTCGATCCAAGTTAGGCCCTTTCATTAAAGACTATGTTATCATGAAGATTCTAACCTTCTCTGAACTGCAGTTGGTAGCAATATGGTTttgcatatttttttaattaaaagcaTTTCCAATAAgcttaaattaaatttaatatttctaGAAAAACTGGGGAAACACATCTAATCCTTttttaataagaatattatataaGACTCAGAAAAATATATAGATAAAAAGTGATGATAACAAAAATAGTCATGTGATCAAAAAGGCAGAAAATATATAATGAGAGCAAAGCAGGGAGATCACTTTTACAAGGCATGAGCATCATTTTTTGAAAGCTCCTTTCATGAGGGTCAACAATTTCAGAAGAATGAAGGATTTTCATGATTGTACAAATACAGATATAACACCATCATTTTCCCCAAAGACTCGAGTATAGTTTCTTTGAAATGCATTAACACTTAAGCATAGAGGGAGGCATCCCAACTTCTTTAGTGGGATAAGGTTGAGGAACATTTTAGGGTTATTCAAGCCTCTCAATGCTATTTGAGTGGTATCATATGTTGGCTTTTATAGAAAAAATGGTCCGACACAAAGTAAGGAGACGGCTAGGAGCACATTGTAAACAGTTCTAAAttagttgaaagttgaaacataaAACATAGTGTAGGTAGAAAGCCAACTTTTGGCTGTCAAAATTTCTTTAATAATTAGTTTACTTAGGGGCCAACACATGAAAATCTTGACTTGGTGTGATTTCAAAGAGCTAGGGCAAAAGAACACCTTGTCTCTCAAAAGTTTAAGaaattatgaaattatgaaaacaCCAAAACCCGAAAATCCCATCAGACTCCATCTTTAACAGTTTTCATAAAAAGAGGAAGGCCAGTCCATGAGGCTCTGGCTAGTATAGGGTCAATGTACAGTAAGGTTAGAAATTTAGATACCTGACGTTAACTGGTCTGGTGTACTGGTCGGCATGGaccaaacagagagagagagagagagagagatttagaaAAGATgatgagaggaggagaagaataagCATCAAAGGATGGTAAGGGACAATGAGAAAGGAGGAAGAGCAAAGGAGGCAGTCGAAGAGGAGATGCAGAGGAGGAGGTGTACCAGAGAAGACGCAACAATGAGAGAAAGCAAGGAGAGAGAGAAAAGCAACAgcggaaaaaaaaagggaaaaaacaaTAGTTTTTGTGAAAAAATTAAGCAAATATAGCTAGACCCCAATTTTATGCATTAACATCAAGCGACAAGCCTGGTTTATAGGGTTTTTGGGTGGTAACCCATGTTTCGGATGGTACCAGCGAAATCACCTAATACGCATCTTGGTTTATGGTCAGACTGGTAAAAACCGATTGGTAAGGACCAGTCCAACCAgtttttaaaccatgatgtacaCAACTTACCCTTATAAGCAAAGAGAAAGATACCTTTGTCCAACATCAAAAGCATCCTTATCTTATCTTTCTCTATATAGGTGAGCCTCTTGCAATCTTCTAATGGTAGATTCACTTACAATATATGTGAAAACACAAATACAAAATCCATTCTGATAATAATCATAAAACTTTCATTATTATATGGTCCATTCTCATGTGAATGGAAAAGATTCTATATTCTACCTAATACCCTACAGGTAGGCTGCTCAATCCTACCACATACTGTTGAAAGCAAGGACTGTTGTACCTCCCGAAACAGCATGGTATCGATCTGGGCATGGGCATGGGCCAATACACAGACCAACCCCATTTCGAGCAGTttgatcaaaataataaaaaattcagaAACATGGTGGGGCCCTATCCAACTCAgcgttaaaaaagggggaaaaaaaacaACTTAGGGCTCGCGAACATGAGCACTATGCTGCCgctgcttcttctcctcatcttttttcttcttcttctttctta belongs to Musa acuminata AAA Group cultivar baxijiao chromosome BXJ3-5, Cavendish_Baxijiao_AAA, whole genome shotgun sequence and includes:
- the LOC135638662 gene encoding chitin elicitor receptor kinase 1-like isoform X2: MSECLMEEIYLIGFSNLCKEHDVKTTGISDGAISGISIAGVVLLILATYLYFHLRRTKKAKNASLLLSPCEAYMYKPGVVTSQAERSSTIAGITVDKSVEFSYEELARATDDFSLAYKIGGGGFGVVYYAELRGEKAAIKKMDVQATKEFLAELKVLTNVHHLNLVRLIGYCTEVSLFLVYEFIENGNLSEHLRGLGRNPLPWVARVQIALDSARGLEYLHEHTVPVYTHRDIKSANILIDKNFHAKVADFGLAKLTVFGASLQTQLVGTFGYMPPEYAQYGEISPKVDVYAFGVVLYELISAKGAIVKTGGSVTQSKGLIALFEEALSKPDLKEELRKLIDPRLGQDYPIDSVIAMASIAKSCTEENRQQRPTMRQIVVSLMTLSAGTEEWDVGSYEKQALVNLMSGR
- the LOC135638662 gene encoding chitin elicitor receptor kinase 1-like isoform X1 → MILQIQMEAIIRFPQEEFMSECLMEEIYLIGFSNLCKEHDVKTTGISDGAISGISIAGVVLLILATYLYFHLRRTKKAKNASLLLSPCEAYMYKPGVVTSQAERSSTIAGITVDKSVEFSYEELARATDDFSLAYKIGGGGFGVVYYAELRGEKAAIKKMDVQATKEFLAELKVLTNVHHLNLVRLIGYCTEVSLFLVYEFIENGNLSEHLRGLGRNPLPWVARVQIALDSARGLEYLHEHTVPVYTHRDIKSANILIDKNFHAKVADFGLAKLTVFGASLQTQLVGTFGYMPPEYAQYGEISPKVDVYAFGVVLYELISAKGAIVKTGGSVTQSKGLIALFEEALSKPDLKEELRKLIDPRLGQDYPIDSVIAMASIAKSCTEENRQQRPTMRQIVVSLMTLSAGTEEWDVGSYEKQALVNLMSGR
- the LOC103985582 gene encoding cytochrome b-c1 complex subunit Rieske-4, mitochondrial, which produces MLRVAGRRLAVCSWRPAPAASVLSSRDPVRGIGDSSAAEDPTTVLDRPSRSVFQSPLLGAVRGYVSEIIVPRHQDLGLADLPATVAAVKNPSSRITYDEHNHERYPPGDPSKRAFAYFVLTGGRFVYASLLRLLILKFVLSMSASKDVLALASLEVDLSNIEPGSTVTVKWRGKPVFVRRRTADDIKLANSVDVSSLRDPQVDSDRVKNPEWLVVVGVCTHLGCIPLPNAGDFGGWFCPCHGSHYDVSGRIRKGPAPFNLEVPQYSFLEENKLLIG